The Bos taurus isolate L1 Dominette 01449 registration number 42190680 breed Hereford chromosome 18, ARS-UCD2.0, whole genome shotgun sequence genome has a window encoding:
- the NLRP8 gene encoding NACHT, LRR and PYD domains-containing protein 8 produces the protein MGDMNLSSDPSSCPSSPLSPSGVSPPSLESSSSSTLPFRNGVMPFMLSVSAEHLQRFKQLLVEENPRPGCSPLTWDQLKSARCGELVHLLTEYFPGQRAWEMARDIFAKMNQTELCLQTQRELNEILPNLEPEALSLRKRELTLEEDESDKIREYKARVMSEHSTLWDRTSWPGNNVDFFYQEPCREDTLLQCLLLPRKPQGRQPKTVVLQGDAGVGKTTVAKKVMQQWAENKFYAHKGWLAFYLHCQEMDRPEEQSFSELIACKLSGSPALASRILSHPEHLLLLLDGFEELTLTLIDRREDLSEDWSQKMPGSVLLTSLLSKRMLPDATIIVFLRFSLWKTVGPFLNSPSLITLMGFSAPERSRYFRSYFKNRRDADAALRFAMGNAVLFSMCRVPVICWLVCSCLKQQMERGSSLPRAFPNATAVFIHYLSSLLPTRVRHVVGETPQEQLKRLCSLAVEGMWKNQWVFSEMDLKLARLDDRDVEVFLGVRVLRRAVAGGDLIAFAHPSFQEFFAALLFVLCFPQRLRNFQVLDRFRIFQLLAHPGRRKNHLAGMALFLFGLLNDTCALAVEQLFGCKVSLGNKRKLLKVATMPPDGDPLTPQHGLPQLFYCLHEIREEVFVGQILHNHRKALLVISKIRDLQVSAFCLKFCRQLRELEVTISWAVAKATSLSPGPLPSPQPEGSDLRSLWWQDFCSVFKTHESLEVLTVRDSVMDTEAVETLAAALRHPHCNLRKLIFKRVGSLVVSEGIIRVLVENQYLRHLEIQDTEVGCQVIDALCNTLKHPWCFLQFLSPYSVRWFFILKVVWRIIQMLNGCGFTQGGWKPPPAALGEGRGPRRMRGRVAGGTTPPGAQGCCRCDSRRLEGCPFDPSNGADLTRSLKRNIHLKTLMLRRGSLERGEECPPVLAPQLERLSLENCDLTPLSCESLAFSLVSNQSLTHLSLAENALQDDGVKQLWNILQHFPCPLQRLVLRNCALTSECCQDIASALDKNKTLRSLDLGANRLRDSGVVLLCQPLLNPDSGLQVLELEECQFTSICCPALTSVLLHNRTLRYLDLSGNGVGLQGAKLLQDAALKRVLRPEVVLYVPPLRVRQPQAWEGRRLVGRATLGPSCSFLSSLGAHQLTFGCTCNR, from the exons ATGGGCGACATGAACTTGAGCTCTGACCCCTCCTCCTGCCCGTCCTCCCCTCTGTCCCCCTCTGGTGTCTCCCCTCCCTCGCTggagtcctcctcctcctccaccctccccttCAGAAACGGAGTCATGCCTTTCATGCTTTCTGTAAGCGCGGAGCATCTACAAAGGTTCAAGCAGCTTTTGGTGGAGGAGAACCCCAGACCCGGCTGCAGCCCGCTCACCTGGGACCAGCTGAAGTCAGCCCGCTGCGGGGAGCTGGTTCATCTGCTCACTGAGTACTTCCCGGGACAACGCGCCTGGGAGATGGCTCGTGACATCTTCGCCAAGATGAACCAGACAGAGCTGTGTCTTCAGACGCAGAGGGAGCTGAACG AAATTTTACCTAACTTGGAACCAGAGGCCTTGAGCCTGAGAAAGAGGGAGCTGACTTTGGAGGAAGATGAGTCTG ATAAAATTCGGGAGTACAAGGCACGTGTGATGAGTGAGCACTCAACCCTGTGGGACAGGACATCTTGGCCTGGGAACAACGTGGACTTCTTTTACCAAGAGCCCTGCAGAGAAGACACACTCCTGCAGTGTCTTCTTCTCCCCAGAAAGCCCCAAGGAAGACAGCCCAAGACCGTGGTCCTCCAGGGAGACGCCGGCGTCGGGAAAACCACCGTGGCCAAAAAAGTGATGCAGCAGTGGGCAGAGAACAAGTTCTACGCCCACAAGGGCTGGCTCGCTTTCTACCTCCACTGCCAGGAGATGGACCGGCCGGAGGAGCAGAGCTTCTCCGAGCTGATCGCCTGCAAGTTGTCCGGGTCTCCAGCTCTCGCGTCTAGGATCCTCTCCCACCCAGaacacctcctcctcctgctggaTGGCTTCGAGGAACTAACCTTGACCCTCATAGACAGACGGGAGGACCTGAGTGAAGACTGGAGCCAGAAGATGCCAGGCTCCGTCCTCCTGACCAGTCTGTTGAGCAAAAGGATGCTCCCTGATGCCACGATCATCGTCTTCCTGAGGTTCAGCTTGTGGAAGACCGTGGGCCCCTTTCTGAACAGCCCCTCTCTGATCACCCTGATGGGCTTCAGTGCGCCTGAGAGATCCAGGTACTTCAGGTCGTACTTCAAAAACAGGCGCGATGCCGACGCAGCCTTGCGTTTTGCCATGGGCAACGCGGTCCTCTTCTCCATGTGCCGAGTCCCCGTCATCTGCTGGCTGGTCTGCTCTTGTCTGAAGCAACAGATGGAGAGAGGAAGCAGCCTGCCGCGGGCATTCCCCAATGCCACGGCCGTGTTCATCCACTACCTCTCCAGCCTGTTGCCAACAAGGGTGAGGCATGTCGTCGGCGAGACCCCCCAGGAGCAGTTGAAACGCCTGTGCTCCTTGGCTGTGGAGGGCATGTGGAAGAACCAGTGGGTGTTCAGTGAGATGGACCTCAAGCTGGCCAGACTGGACGACAGGGACGTCGAGGTGTTTCTCGGGGTGAGGGTCCTCCGGAGGGCGGTGGCTGGCGGGGACCTCATCGCCTTCGCCCACCCGAGCTTCCAGGAGTTCTTTGCCGCCCTGCTGTTCGTCCTCTGCTTCCCGCAGAGGCTCAGGAATTTCCAAGTGTTGGATCGCTTCCGCATCTTTCAGCTGCTCGCTCATCCCGGGAGAAGGAAAAACCACCTGGCTGGGATGGCGCTGTTCCTGTTTGGGCTGTTGAATGACACATGCGCCCTTGCTGTGGAGCAGCTGTTTGGGTGCAAGGTGTCCCTGGGGAACAAGAGGAAGCTGCTGAAGGTCGCCACCATGCCGCCCGACGGTGACCCCCTGACCCCGCAGCACGGGCTCCCCCAGCTGTTTTACTGTCTGCACGAGATCCGGGAGGAGGTCTTCGTGGGTCAGATCCTCCACAACCACCGTAAGGCTCTGCTGGTCATCAGCAAGATCAGAGACCTGCAGGTCTCCGCTTTCTGCCTCAAGTTCTGCCGACAGCTGCGGGAGTTAGAAGTGACCATCTCCTGGGCCGTCGCCAAAGCCACCAGCCTCTCACCAGGCCCTCTTCCTTCCCCCCA ACCAGAAGGCAGTGACTTGCGTTCTCTCTGGTGGCAAGACTTCTGCTCTGTGTTTAAGACACACGAGAGTTTGGAAGTCCTGACTGTGAGAGACAgtgtgatggacacagaggccgtGGAGACTCTTGCCGCAGCGCTGAGGCATCCCCACTGTAACCTCCGGAAACTGAT CTTTAAGCGTGTGGGCTCCCTCGTGGTGAGTGAAGGCATCATCAGAGTTTTGGTGGAAAACCAGTACCTGAGACACTTGGAAATACAAGACACAGAAGTGGGATGCCAAGTGATAGATGCTCTCTGCAACACCCTGAAACACCCATGGTGTTTTCTGCAGTTTCTCAG CCCCTACTCTGTCCGCTGGTTCTTCATCCTGAAGGTGGTTTGGCGGATAA TTCAGATGCTGAATGGATGCGGGTTCACCCAGGGAGGATGGAAGCCCCCTCCCGCGGCTCTCGGGGAGGGACGAGGGCCGAGGAGGATGCGAGGTCGGGTGGCTGGGGGCACCACACCCCCGGGAGCTCAGGGCTGCTGTCGCTGTGACTCCCGCAGGCTGGAAGGTTGCCCGTTTGACCCCAGCAACGGGGCTGACCTCACCAGGAGTCTCAAGAGGAACATCCAcctgaagaccctgatgctgagacgTGGCTCCCTGGAGAGGGGCGAGGAGTGTCCCCCGGTGCTGGCGCCCCAGCTGGAGAGGCTGTC GCTGGAGAATTGTGACCTCACGCCGCTTTCCTGCGAAAGTCTTGCCTTTTCTCTCGTGAGTAACCAGAGTCTGACCCACCTGAGCCTGGCAGAAAACGCCTTGCAGGATGACGGGGTGAAGCAGCTCTGGAACATCTTGCAACACTTTCCGTGTCCTCTGCAGAGGCTGGT GCTGAGGAACTGCGCCCTGACCTCCGAGTGCTGTCAAGATATAGCATCTGCTcttgataaaaataaaaccctgaGAAGTCTGGACCTCGGCGCTAACAGGCTGAGGGACAGCGGCGTGGTCCTGCTGTGTCAGCCCCTGTTGAACCCTGACTCTGGCCTCCAGGTTCTCGA GCTGGAGGAGTGCCAGTTCACCTCCATCTGCTGCCCAGCCCTGACCTCCGTGCTCCTCCACAACCGGACCCTGCGGTACCTGGACCTCAGCGGAAACGGCGTCGGGCTCCAGGGCGCCAAGCTCTTGCAGGACGCCGCCCTGAAGAGGGTGCTCCGCCCCGAGGTC